One window of the Vigna unguiculata cultivar IT97K-499-35 unplaced genomic scaffold, ASM411807v1 contig_620, whole genome shotgun sequence genome contains the following:
- the LOC114172495 gene encoding uncharacterized protein LOC114172495, whose protein sequence is MILALIKVLKKRIPPFTLMSRRGTAEEKTAKSDPIYRNRLVNMLVNRILKHGKKSLAYQILYRAMKKIQQKTETNPLSVLRQAIRGVTPDIAVKARRVGGSTHQVPVEIGSAQGKALAIRWLLGASRKRPGRNMAFKLSSELVDAAKGSGDAIRKKEETHRMAEANRAFAHFR, encoded by the coding sequence atgattttagccCTTATAAAAGTTCTAAAAAAACGGATTCCTCCTTTCACGCTCATGTCACGGCGAGGTACTGCAGAAGAAAAAACCGCAAAATCCGATCCAATTTATCGTAATCGATTAGTTAACATGTTGGTTAACCGTATTCTGAAACACGGAAAAAAATCATTGGCTTATCAAATTCTCTATCGAGCTATGAAAAAGATTCAACAAAAGACAGAAACAAATCCACTATCTGTTTTACGTCAAGCAATACGTGGAGTAACTCCCGATATAGCAGTAAAAGCAAGACGCGTAGGCGGATCAACTCATCAAGTTCCCGTTGAAATAGGATCCGCACAAGGAAAAGCACTTGCCATTCGTTGGTTATTGGGGGCATCCCGAAAACGTCCGGGTCGAAATATGGCTTTCAAATTAAGTTCCGAATTAGTGGATGCTGCCAAAGGTAGTGGCGATGCCATACGCAAAAAGGAAGAGACTCATAGAATGGCAGAGGCAAATAGAGCTTTTGCACATTTTCGTTAA